AACTCACCATAGTGAGATATTCAACATGACCGGCGACAGTTACCGGCTTAAACATCGTGATAGTATTTTGAGGTGAAAAAACTGGCAAAATTATTTGCCTAAATTCATCCAAAAGTACTTGCCGTTTACATCAAGTCAAAATGTTGTTTAAAAAAGTTGAATAACATCTTTTTGATTCTATTAATATCGCTTGCACTTGCACTAACTGATTTTAATTGCTTAATGTATTCTGATAAGATTGATTCCAAGGTCATAAACGTCTCTCCCAAGTTACAAATAACCAAACTCTTCATGATAATATATTTTACATTAGTATCCATTTTATAACAATATGCTGTTTTCTCCTCCCGTCCATGGGAACATACCCAATTCCCCCAAAAAGCCTATAAAGCCTTGCGGTGCAAGGCTTTATAGGCTGTGTTTTCTTTTGAGCGATACTACACACTCAACGTGACGTGAGCGCATGAAAGAGATAAGTTTGAGCTGACTCAACTTACTTTAGAAAATGTAAGGGGTTGTGGTTACAGTTAAATTAATTTCTTGACATACTATAAAATATTTTCTCTTAACATATATCCAACGACAGATGCCTTTTCTATTAGGAAATCTAATATTATTAAAACTTCTTGTTTCAATTGTTTAGTGACTCTTATTTTTTCTCGATTAATAAATATATACTTTTTAACCAAGTTTTCTAGATAATAGATTGTATTTTCTTCCAACTTATCTGACCATAAATTTCTATTATCTTTAAACATCTTGGAAATCCATAAAACTCCGTCATTCAAATAAATGCTTCCTATGCTATTTAATAATTTTGAAATTGAATATAAGACAGAAGGACAATGCCCGATATCTTCTGCTATTTTTTTAAAGAACATTTTATTATTTTCTTTAAGTGTATGCCATTCTGTTGCTTCTTCCTTCCACATGGTTTGGGCAAAAAGGTAACTTTTAATAATTTTTTGTGTATACCAATATTTATCTCCATTTTTACATATTTCGACTACTTTGCTGTAAAATAGATTCCAAATATGCCAGAATTTATTATATGCAGCCAATTTATCTTCTACTGAAATAAATACTTTAAATAACTCGGCTATAGACTCTGACCTGTTAAAACCATCAACAAATGGTTTTAAATAATCAGAAATATCTTGTTGATCAGAGACATTCAAAATAATAGATGCTAATTTGTTGAAAAAATCATACCTGACTTTATAATCAACCTTATCTTCTCTTTTTTCTGATAACAAATTCTGTGCAAAAGTTGAAATTATTACTTGGGCTAATTTTTTATGTTCTATATTATCTGATTTTAATGGTATCAGCTCAAAAGCCGTTTTTAAAACATATAGATCTAAATTTTGTATAGCGTTTAAATCCTCTATAGTAACTTTATTGTTAATTACCTTTTGTAAATCTGTGTTGTATTTCTTTAAAAATGCTTTAATAACTTGATTTTCGTGAAGTTCGTAGATATTCTTTTTATAATTTTTTTTGCGTAATTCTGACCTCAACTCTTCATATTTCAGCTTTAATAATAAATATCCCAAAAGGATGGACTGTGCATCATCAAAATTTATACTCCACAAATTATTCAAAATTGCCTTTTTAGAATAATCCGCAAATTCACAATACATTCCTATATTGTGAGGATCAAATAGAGTTAATAACAAAACTGTTTTTATAACCTCTTTTTCTTCTGGAAAATCCTTTAATAAAATTGGGAGCACAGAGATTGCTGATTCTACACCATCAGATATTTGATATGAATAATTGTCTCTAATAGGTTGTGAAGCTACTTCTAAAATAATATCTTTACAAAACAACTTCTCATCTTTTGTTAGATTCTCACTATAATCTCTTATTAAAACAGAGCAAGCATGCCCCGGAATTGAATAATTGAAAAGATAAAATTGTTTATCTTCAGTGCTATTAAGCCTTTCAATAATTTCTTTTACCTCTTGTAGCACAAGTCCAGGGTTATTATCATAATAATCATATTTTTTGTATAACTCATTATTTTCCATTTTGTAATTAGCCCATAGCTTTAATGCAGAGAATCTCATATATTCATTAATTTTTCTAATTGATGTTTCACTAAATTCTTTAAGTTCAGGATCAATATCTGGATTGAGACTAATAAGAATTTGCCCATCTTTTACTTCGGTTGAGGGCTTCATCTTCCTTCTATCCATTCTTGCTAGATAAAGCCTCCAAGTTTTATCAAATTCATTTTCTTCTGATTTATCCGGTAATTCCTCATAATATTTATCAAAAATATTCCATATAACTTGTTGCCTTTTCTCTACTTCTTCTTCAGTTATCCCCTCACTTCTAAAGAATTGATAATTTAAAGCTAAGTGCTCTAAAGAGTTCTTTCTATGTTTATCGTCACAAGTCTTAATTCTTTCATCTTGATATAATTCATGTTTATAGTTTAAGCCATACCCTATAGAAAACAGACTCTTAGCAGTCTGATCATTTAACATCCTACTTGTATCGAAAAGAAAAAATTCTTTTGTTTGAAATAATATCTCTGCAATACTAAAAGTTTTCTCGGGAAAAGCCAACACAACACTTACTACTATAGCAGAGATTGAAGCTGAGCTAGTATTTTCAAGTAAGTATAAAAGCCAAGACTCTAATATTTTTGGATCAGAGTTTTTTGCTCTTTCCAATAAGAACTTTTCTAACGCCATGTGCATTGATTGTAATACATGAGGGGTTACTTCTGTACCTCTGTATGTATTCCAAAGTCTATTACTTATATATTGCTTGGTAGTTTTCCCATTTCCAACAAAAACATCTATTTCCTCAACCTCCGATTTTCCTAAATCAGATTTAGCAAAACATTCAACCGTTTTGTTAGTGAAATCTAAAATAAATTCTATGGTTTCTTGTAGAGAATATTGAAGCAACCAATAAATAGGTGTTTGAAACGCACTTGCAGGAAAATAATCCAAGTGATCATCTTCTAAACAAAAATACTTTTCAATTCCTATTCCTGAATTATAATAGTAATCTTCCTTTTGAGGTACTCTAAACCAGTATAAATCTGCAAGTTTTAAGATATATTGTGGGAGAACTTTTATAACCTCAATATTGTCTCCTAATTTTGTCAAAATAACTTTTACTAAATCATAATAGGGATCTCTATACCTTTTCCATTTATTTTTTAATACTTCATCAAATATAATTGCAAGTTCGTCTTTTATTTCAGAAGCCCCAGATAAAATAGTTTGGAAGATTTTTTCTTTAACATCTTCATCACGGGGAAAATACACATCTTCTTTAATTGTCCATTGATAGTATTTCAAAGCTATTAAGCTTGATATCTTTGTCGTTTCTCCTTCTTTGAATTTTTTATTCCAGTCATTAATTATAGGCAAAATAAAATAAATGTTATTAATTCCAATTGTTTCCAAATTTTTAAAAACGAATTTTATAAGGCTTTGCCAACCTTTACCCTTGGGCTTGGTGAAAACATATTTAATAGAAAGCAAGTCTATGTCCTTTATTCCTAAATTCTTAAAAAAATCGTTATCAACTTCTTTACATGCTATTCTAAGCAAAAAGGTAAGCTTTCTCATCAACTTTCCACTATTTTCTAGTAGTTTTTCCTTAAAAAGCTCAAAAAAGGTCTCGGAGTAATTTGAAAGTAAGACAGATACCAAAACTTCATCTTTCCAAAAAGGTTCAATCTCTTCATTTTGAATAATTTCTTCAATAAATTGTTTAATTGAGTTATCTTCTAATAAAAGCTTTTCAGATACCCAATTTCTAAAACTTCTACGAATGGGCAAAGACCCTCCAATCCTTGTTAAAAATTCTTTATTGTTCTCTTTTTTAATAAACTCAGATTGAATAATCTTTTCTAATGCCCATTCTTCATAAATATCATGAGTAATAAAGTAACCTGCTGTTTCATATCCCAATATTCCGTCTTGAACCAATTCATTCAAAATCCGATAATCAAAATTTATCAAAACAAAAAACTGACTTTGATTTACTCTTTGAAAAGCAATTTGCAAAAAGCATTGTTCTCTCGCTGGATTTAATTTTTTTATTATTTTATTCCACAATTTTTGCTTAAACCCTAAATAATCAATATTTTCTTCTTCTTTGTAGAACTTTAAATATTCATTTAAATAAAAAGGATTTTTAATAAGATCTAACAGTTTTGGGTCTTCTGGAAGTATAAAATTATATTTATATGACAACTCTTCTAGTTCATTTTGGTTTAAATTTTGAATATCTAAATTTACTGGAATAATTCTATATATTTCAATAAA
This region of Thermincola ferriacetica genomic DNA includes:
- the avs4 gene encoding AVAST type 4 anti-phage nuclease Avs4; amino-acid sequence: MYIIKPDWNKFKAKFSENPQSNFEWLCYLLFCQEFNKPFGIFRYKNQSGIETNPITKDDEVIGWQAKFYETTLSDHKDDLIETITKIKRDYPNLTKVIFYTNQEWGQGRSQNDPQAKIEVEKKAEDLRVNIEWRTASFFESSFVAINNKTIAQHFFSLDKSIVAFIDEKQKHTESILFQIQTEIDFNNQKIKIDRDEVLQRIRKGLDQKQILILSGVGGVGKTAIIKDLYGEIKEKVPFYVFKANEFKTNNINELFKEFDLKEFIEAHKGEKTKVIVIDSAEKLLELENREPFKEFLFSLIQSSWTIIFTTRNNYLEELNYEFIEIYRIIPVNLDIQNLNQNELEELSYKYNFILPEDPKLLDLIKNPFYLNEYLKFYKEEENIDYLGFKQKLWNKIIKKLNPAREQCFLQIAFQRVNQSQFFVLINFDYRILNELVQDGILGYETAGYFITHDIYEEWALEKIIQSEFIKKENNKEFLTRIGGSLPIRRSFRNWVSEKLLLEDNSIKQFIEEIIQNEEIEPFWKDEVLVSVLLSNYSETFFELFKEKLLENSGKLMRKLTFLLRIACKEVDNDFFKNLGIKDIDLLSIKYVFTKPKGKGWQSLIKFVFKNLETIGINNIYFILPIINDWNKKFKEGETTKISSLIALKYYQWTIKEDVYFPRDEDVKEKIFQTILSGASEIKDELAIIFDEVLKNKWKRYRDPYYDLVKVILTKLGDNIEVIKVLPQYILKLADLYWFRVPQKEDYYYNSGIGIEKYFCLEDDHLDYFPASAFQTPIYWLLQYSLQETIEFILDFTNKTVECFAKSDLGKSEVEEIDVFVGNGKTTKQYISNRLWNTYRGTEVTPHVLQSMHMALEKFLLERAKNSDPKILESWLLYLLENTSSASISAIVVSVVLAFPEKTFSIAEILFQTKEFFLFDTSRMLNDQTAKSLFSIGYGLNYKHELYQDERIKTCDDKHRKNSLEHLALNYQFFRSEGITEEEVEKRQQVIWNIFDKYYEELPDKSEENEFDKTWRLYLARMDRRKMKPSTEVKDGQILISLNPDIDPELKEFSETSIRKINEYMRFSALKLWANYKMENNELYKKYDYYDNNPGLVLQEVKEIIERLNSTEDKQFYLFNYSIPGHACSVLIRDYSENLTKDEKLFCKDIILEVASQPIRDNYSYQISDGVESAISVLPILLKDFPEEKEVIKTVLLLTLFDPHNIGMYCEFADYSKKAILNNLWSINFDDAQSILLGYLLLKLKYEELRSELRKKNYKKNIYELHENQVIKAFLKKYNTDLQKVINNKVTIEDLNAIQNLDLYVLKTAFELIPLKSDNIEHKKLAQVIISTFAQNLLSEKREDKVDYKVRYDFFNKLASIILNVSDQQDISDYLKPFVDGFNRSESIAELFKVFISVEDKLAAYNKFWHIWNLFYSKVVEICKNGDKYWYTQKIIKSYLFAQTMWKEEATEWHTLKENNKMFFKKIAEDIGHCPSVLYSISKLLNSIGSIYLNDGVLWISKMFKDNRNLWSDKLEENTIYYLENLVKKYIFINREKIRVTKQLKQEVLIILDFLIEKASVVGYMLRENIL